In Cicer arietinum cultivar CDC Frontier isolate Library 1 chromosome 7, Cicar.CDCFrontier_v2.0, whole genome shotgun sequence, a single window of DNA contains:
- the LOC101513734 gene encoding F-box/kelch-repeat protein SKIP11, which yields MSKNSSEVPNDPMKREGKNNKNDQNHTGDSNLLIHQLDRDTSIQCLVRLSSLKEIAILGGGCDQYGNILSSAELYNSDIGTWEILPDLNTARKIWSSVFMDDKFYVLGGVGVDKTTQLTCGEEFDLKTRKWRKIPNMCPSRHGGDGVIETPTNGEAPPLVAVVNNVLYVADYASQEVKRYVKNINSWVTIGRLLERVTSVNGWGVAFRACGDKLVVIGSPSIHGETVTKVNAWVVDEGTSQ from the exons atgtcaaaaaattcaagtGAAGTTCCAAATGATCCCATGAAAAGAGAAGGGAAAAATAACAAGAATGACCAAAATCATACAGGTGACTCGAATCTTCTTATTCATCAGCTTGATCGTGATACTTCAATCCAATGTTTGGTTCGTTTATCCAG CCTCAAAGAAATTGCAATATTAGGTGGTGGTTGTGATCAATATGGCAACATTTTGAGCTCTGCTGAGCTTTATAACTCAGATATTGGAACATGGGAGATTCTTCCAGACCTTAATACAGCCAGGAAAATATGGTCTAGTGTATTTATGGATGACAAATTTTATGTTCTTGGTGGGGTTGGAGTTGACAAAACAACACAACTAACATGTGGTGAGGAGTTTGATTTGAAGACAAGAAAATGGCGGAAAATACCTAACATGTGCCCTTCGCGACATGGAGGAGATGGTGTGATTGAGACACCAACAAATGGTGAGGCACCTCCTCTGGTTGCAGTTGTAAACAATGTATTGTATGTTGCTGATTATGCAAGTCAAGAAGTAAAAAGGTatgttaaaaacataaattcatGGGTTACTATTGGAAGACTTCTTGAGCGAGTAACCTCAGTAAATGGATGGGGAGTAGCGTTTCGAGCATGCGGAGATAAGCTAGTAGTCATAGGCAGTCCTAGTATTCATGGTGAAACAGTGACAAAAGTTAATGCTTGGGTCGTAGATGAAGGCACATCACAATGA